The genomic window ACAGCCACACTGCCACTAAACCCAGGCACCGGCGCAGCACATTTACGCACAAGCACTTGCATTGGCACAGGACCGTAGAGATCTTCCAAGAGCACTAGCAATCGCTCGCTGAAGTGTTCGATGGTAAAACACTTCAGTTCAAAGGAGAGTCGTTGCATTGCACCAATAGCCAAGCTGTAGTCCGCAGTGGCATTGAGCTCATCATCCAGGGCAGCCTTGTCAAGGTCTAACCAAAGGCTGAAATCCAAGCTGAACCACTGGCCTTCACGTCTTTCATGGTCAAGCACACCCACGTGGGCCCACAAGCGCACATCGTTAACATGAATGGCTCCTAAAGGGAGACGATTGATCACAGCGGTAGGTCCCGGTGAGTGAACATGCATTCACCATTGGCATAGTCCGCCACAATGTGGCCTTGTCCACGTAACCGATAGCGATAGGTCACCAGCCCTTCCAAGCCAACCGGCCCCCTTGGAGGCAGTGTTTGAGTACTGATTCCAACCTCGGCTCCAAAGCCATAACGGAATCCATCGGCAAAACGCGTGGAGCAATTGTGAAAAACACCGGCACTATCGACAGCTTGGAGAAAACGCTCAGCCGTCTCCTGATCATTGCTGACAATCGCCTCCGTGTGACGGGAGCTATAGCGACGGATGTGATCCAGGGCTCCCTCTAGATCAGGCACCACTTTCACTGACAGAATCAGATCGAGATATTCCGTAGCCCAATCCTCTTCACTTGCTGACTCTTCTACTCCTAAAGCCCGGCTAGCTGAATCCCCAAGCAGACGAACCCCGGCCTGAAGAAATGCAGGAATTGCAAGCTCTAAAAACGACGGTGCAATGGACTGATGAATAAGCAGAGTTTCAATAGAGTTGCATGCTGCGGGGTACTGGGTCTTGCTATCGATTGCAATCTGTAGGGCCTGCTTCAGATCCGCCGCGGCATCGAGATAGAGATGACAGATTCCGTCCGCATGACCAAGAACCGGAATTCGTGTGTTGTCTTGAATGAAACGCACCAGTTCGTTGCTGCCGCGAGGGATGATCAAATCCACTAGGCCATCAAGGCGAAGTAGGGCAAGGCTTTCCTGACGGGTCTTGAGTAAGGCAATTGCCTCGGGATCGATCTCTGTTTCAGCCAGACCATTCTTCAACGCCTCAATGATGGCCTGATTGGTGTGGCTTGCTTCGCTGCCGCCCTTGAGAAGTGCGCCATTGCCAGAGCGAATTGCCAGTGAAGTGATCTGAATTACGGCATCTGGGCGCGCCTCAAAGATTACCCCCAGGACTCCAAGAGGAACGGTGATGCGCTCCAGCACAAGGTCTTGATCCAGTTCACGATGCAACTGACGCAAACCAAGGGGATCAGTTAATTGAGCCAACTGCCTGAGCCCCTCGATAGCCGAGTTGAGTTTGCTTTCATCAAGCCTGAGCCGCGCCATCAGGGCAGAAGCAAGTCCCTCAGTTCGAGCCTTCTCTAAATCGAGTTGATTAGCCCTCACGATCTGCTCAGAGCTTGACAGCAAAGCATTGGCCATTGCCATCAGGGCCTTACGCCGCTGGTTGTCATCACTTTGCCCAAGAGCCATGGCTGCTTGCCGCACCTCTGCTGCAAGTCGCAGCAACTGGGCGGAAGGCTCAGGAACTCCAGGGGAAGTTGTCATCACAGCGCGGCACAGCTGTGCTCATCATTACGCCTCAAGGGGCATTGCCGACACTTAAGAGACGTTGAAGGGCAAGTCGAGCTGCCCCCAGGCGACCAGCTCCATTCCCAAGGGCACAGGAGCGAATCTGCAAACCCTCTCTGCTCACAGCTTGCACCCGCTTCTCTACTTCCTGACGGACCGTTGGTAGGAAATGAACTGCTCCACCTGCAAGACCTCCTCCGACCAGCACCAGCTGAGGGGTGAAAACATAGACGAGAGAACTGATTCCCACCCCAAGTTTGCGGCCATAGGTTTCCCAGATCTCGAGAGCCTCGCGATCGCCAGAAGCAGCTCGGTCGCTTAATTCTTCTGGGTCCCCAGCCCATAGACGTTGAAGGGCGTCAATGCTGGCGTACTGCTCTAGGGAGCCTTGGTTGCCACTGTTGCAGCTGGGACCTTCAGAATCCACCCCAATCAGACCAGGCTCGGCTGCAGCTCCGTTATGACCAACAAACAATTGACCACCAAGCATGACGCCCCCACCTACTCCGGTGCCAAGAGTGAGCAGAACGACGTTTTCAAAATCTTGGGCCGCGCCCTGCCATGCTTCACCAACGAGAGCACAGTTGCCATCATTCGCCAGGGTAACGTGCCGATTCAGTCGTGGTTCCAACCAGTCGGCTAAAGGAACCTCCAGCCATCCAGGCAGGTTGATACAGACCCTGGCGACCCGGCCTTCAGCATCCATTGGTCCTGGTAAGCCCACTCCCACGAATGCAGCATGATGGTTTGGATCAACGGTCTCGATAGCTTCGCAAAGAGCAACTGTGACAGCACCTGGCACCGAGGGTTGAGGGGTTGGCAACTCGGTTTCTGCCAACAGATGGCCCTGCTGATCAAATCGACCTAACTTGATCGCGGTACCTCCCAAATCGACACCGATGAACTGAGCTAAGTCGGTTGCCACCTGGTCAAAAGCGGAAAAATAATTGCAATTGGCTCTGCCAAATTCCCTGGCTGTCTACAGAGCCTGAGAGATTCATGCTGGGACTGATTTGATAAGTAAGGGTGCCTTGCGGAGGAATATCGTTGCGGTCTGGTGTGGCCAAAATAGAAACGTTAAGTCGCTTAGTGATATCAATACCAATGTCTGTGACTAGCTCGAGCGTGGGTGGGACTTGCCCAGAAACGCGCTCTTTTTGACTCGTCACAACCGGCGAGACGTATGAAGGATAAAGGGCAATTTGCATTCGTTGACTGAAAGCATCAGAGATTGTTCCAAGAACAGGCGTGAGAAGAGATTGACCGATCACAGTCGCTAGTGCCGCCCCACCACCTTCTCCCGACAACCCTGCCAGTGAATTTCCTCCAATTAACCCCAGTAATTGAGTACGAGGCAGTGACGGCGAGCTGCGTAAGTCAATGTTTTGGAAAAGACGATTTGCAGGTCCCTCGGCCTTCACCATCACTTTGATCAAGCGGAACTGTCCTCCGGCTCCAAGAGCACCTGTTCCATTGGTATCAAATACATTCGCTGATGCGGCATTACTGTCGGTGCCGATGCTGATGCTGTCGGAGACCTGGCTGTTCATGGCGACATCAACGTAAGGGATTAGGCCCATAGAAGGAGTAAAGACAGCGACATTCGCAGCTCGCTGATCAAGACTGAAGAACGTCGTAAACAGATTCAGCCGCCCATTCAGTAGCCGAATCACACCACGAGCCTGAAGCTTTGGACCTAGGGGGCCATTCAAGCTGAGCAACCCTTCTGTACTGAAATTGGCCAGCGCATTAGCAGTGATGCGCAAATTTGGACCAAGCTTTAAACGCAGGTTGTCGAAGCTGATAGAGGGGATGTTGGGAAACACTGAGCTCAACATCTTCCTCCGACTGACCTCTACATCTGGTCCAAGCAAGACCAAGGGTTTCTTGAAATCCCACTGCTCTTCAAGCAGGGTGTTGGCATTAACAACTTTGGGGCTGCTGGACGTCGCTATCGCCTCTGCGGCTCCAGGCCTTTTGGTGGATTGAATGGCAGAGTTGATCGGTCGCAGAAGCCCTGAGCCGGCGGGTGAGATCCTTCCTTCTTTGATCGTGAGCTCACCGCCAATTAAGGGTTTCTGCAAGGCACCCGTGAACTTGAGCTTGGCGGCCACCCCTACATCAGCCTTTGGCAACTTAAAACGGGACTTACTGATCTCGATAGTCAGGGGCTGCTCTTCAGGTGCAGGGCGAAGCAAGGCAATGGATCCCGCACCTTGCAAGATGCCCTTCGAACCAATCTTTGCTTTGAGACGCTGCACCTCAAGGCGATTGAAGTCAAAAATCATGGCAGCCTCCAACCCCTTGACAACTTGTTCCATGACGACGAATTCGCCGTTTTGCACCACCAAAAATCCATTCGCCTGAGGAGCGCTAAGGCTGCCGCTAAACAACAACTTGAGGTCGGAGTTACCGCCCTTCCAGGTGACCGCACCTTCAGCAAAATCAGCCAGAAAATGTAGGCCGTCGCCGTGGCTCTCAACCCTGACGTCTATCGGCAAGGAGGGATCAAGAGGCACTTGACCGGTAATGGTTACCGCCTCTTTGGAAGAAGAGCTTCGCAGCGCCAAGTCGAGGTTCAGGAGGGCATCATTCAAGAGAACCTGCCCTTTGTCCAAGCTCAATGAGCTTTCAGCCAACCTGGCGCTTTCCATCACTAGATCAGCTGTGATCTCAGGGGTTCCCCGTCTGAGGTTGTATCGACCCGAAAGTCCCAGAGCGCCCCGCAGTGCTTGAGGTAGAGGTGCAACCAACGAAAGCAGAGAAAAGGGAACGTGAAGCAGTGAAAACGACCCTTCCCCACCATGCAGAGGTCCTTGAATCGAGGCGAAAATGGGTTTGACTTGTAGGGCGTGATCCTGATCCTCACCTTCTGTCCAGAGATGACCGCTGGCCTTTAGCCCCAGATTGAGCTTGGACAGATCGGGACCCTTCAGATCGATCACCGCATCAATCTGCCCACGTAGATCTTCTGGATGGATGATCCTGCTACGACGATTTTGCTGGTCGAAACGATTGACGGAAGCCTGCGCCGCTGCCAAGACTTTGAGCTGATCATCTAGAGACCTTCCCAAGGTTTGCATCAACTGAGTGCCCAGATCTTGGGCTCGCCCAATCGAAGCTGGAAGAACATAATTAAAATTAGAAAGTTGCTCTGCACTAGAGATCAGCCAACGCGCGCTTAGACCGCGTGCCTTTGCCTTAGCAGAGAGTTCGCCACCAAGGCGACCTCCCGCTGCAAGATTGATCTGGCCTGTATCCGCTGGTAGCAGCTCACCAGTCAGCTTGTAGCGCTGGTTGGCAACCCTCCCCTGAAGCAAAGCCTGTTGAAATTGCAGACCCATCAACCCTGGATTGCTGATGGTGACTTGGCCTTCCATGGCCAGGGGCTGAAGACCCAGGCTGCCTGATCCGCTGAGTTGTCCATAAACGCCTTCAAATTGCTGCTTTGAAGACATGGTCGCCTCAATCCCATCCACTTTGAAGTTGTTCAACTCCCAGCGATAGTGAGCTGGGATGCCGTTTAGCGAGAGACGGCCATCGCCACGGTTAATCGCCAACTCCTGTGGCAACCAGTCGCGTCCCAATCGAGATGAGAGCTGCCCAGGGATCACCGCCCCCACTGATTCCATCAGCAGAGTGCTACCCCCAGCAGGGAGTCCGGCTAAGTTCCCTTGCCAATCTTCCAACAACCGCAACCCTCCCGCCTCTGGATTCATCACCCGGATGGAAAGATTTGGACGAAGGGCCGACAATGGCCCTCTCACCTGCCCCGAAGCAGCAAGGGTTCCAGCCAAAGAGGTGCCGAGAAGCGGACCAACACGAGCTAAAGGGAAAGGACTCAAATTCAGATTGGCCTGCAGTTCTCCACTGCGTAGGCGTCCTTGATCAACTGAGAGAGGCAAGTCCGCCACAACTTTGAGCAGGGGACTGTTGAACTGCCTTAAGCGGAGCAAACCGGAATCTGCTGACCACCCCGCTCGCAGAGACCAGGTTTCCAGCAAAGGATTACGTTGCTGAGCAAGGCTTAGCTGAAGTTGGGGGCTCGATGAAGGGCCCTCAATTTGAAGCTTGCCTTTGATCAAGGCTTGGCTGCCGAGAAGATCAGCAAGCACAGGGATGCGCTGCCATGCAGGTCCTGCAAACTCCAGGCGCTGGGTGTTCAGCCCTAACTCGGGATAGAGGGGACCCCTTGCACGGACCTGAAGACCTGGACCACGAACATCAAAAGTGTCAATAACGGCCCTGAATGCCTTGGGATTGCGCCAGTTGGTGCGCATCTGCAAGTTCAGTTGCAGCGGACCATCAACTGGGATCTTTGGGGCAAGAGTCCAGCGGCCACTGGCGTGCAGATTGGGCTCATGCCAAGGTCCATTGATCCGGGCTTGGAAGGCATGCCCTTGTTGCCGCTGGTTGACCTTGAGGTCGAGGTTGTAGGAGTGATTGAGACGAGCACCTCCCTTGAGAGAAGCGGTCCAAGGGCCGTAACGCCACTGGCTGAGAGGTAACTGAAGACGATCTTGACGACAGTTGATCTTGGCTTCACGAGATGAGAGTGACTTTTTGAGGGGACCACCCGCTAATTGGAATCGAACCAATGAAAGGGCTCCCTTGCAGCCCATGCGTCCCTGATTAAGACTCACTTGGAGGTCACCGCCAATCTGACCCTGCATTTGCATCGGCAGCGTTCCCGGCAAAAGCCCCTGCAATGGTTCAAGGCTGATTTGGTCCAAACGAGCATGGGCCTGAAGCTCTAAACGATCCCAGCGTCCACGGCCCTTTAGGAAGAATCTTCCACGATCTGGCAATACAAATTGGACAGATCCATTGGCCCATCCCTCCGCCAGCTGAAGGTCTGCCCGTGTGGTGGCGGTGAACTCCAAGTTTGCGGGTTCGATGCGGACCCTGGCGGGCTGAGTTAACCGCAGCTGAAGATCAACCTTTGGGGGAGGCTCGCCTTTGGATGGACCAGGGACCCAGTAGAAACCCTTGTGATTACGACGTAGCGTTAACCGTGATCCTTCAAGGGTGAGTACGGCAACGGGTCGCAAACGGAACAGGCTGGCCATTGGGGCAAGGCTGATGGTTAGACCAGAGAGCGATGCTGTGGAATCGTCATGACTTCCCGGCAGCACTTCAGTGGGACCAATGGCCATACCCCAGGGCCGCAGGCCCTGATAAACACCAATTTTTACAGGATGGCCTAGTGGTTTTGAAAGCTGTTGCTCCAGTTGCGGACGCAGACGTTCAAGAAGGGCCGCAACAACTCGATCGGCGCCAACCCAAACAACCAAGCTGCTCGTTAGCAGTAGAACAGCAGGGCGTTTCCATCGCCCTTTAGCCAAGGATTGACTCTTCTCTCCCATCGATTTGAGTCAACCTTCCTGGGAGCGTGCGAAATATAAGTAGTTCTCTTGAGGTTCACCAGTCCATGTCCATTCCAGAGCTGATTGAAACCGCAACCGGATGGCTTGCCTGGTCAGGCCTAGCCCTAAGCCTAATGACCCTGATTGCTTTCTTGGTTCGTTGGGGACAACGCTTCCGGCTGGTGGGAGTGACCAGCTTCAACCTTCTTCTTTTGGCAAGCTGTTGGGCTTTTGGCGTGAGCTATACCCCCCCCCTCAAGGTGGAAGGAGCTCTGGTGGTACCCGTGGTGTTTGACAACAGCACGGACCTTGTTGTCGCCCAGGTCCCTGATGACTTTCCGGATGAAGCGGTTGAAGCCACATTGCAGCAACTAGCAGGCAACATCCATCGCGGTGGATATAACGGCAGTGAGGTGCATGTGCGGCTACGCAGGCTGGAATCGGTTGGAGAGGGTGTCAGTCAACCCGTCATCCTCGGCGAAGTCATACGCGACTTGCGTCAGAACATCACGCTGCCATTAGCCGAAAAAAGTGATGCAGGTTGATCAACCTCTGGGAGATTTACCTCAAAGCTTTCGTGACGAACAAGCCCTGCTCGTGGCGGCAGGGATCACAACATGGAGCGCATTGAAACGCCTTGAGGACCAGGAACTCAACCGACTTGCTAAGGGAGCGCTTGCGACGACCCGAAACCTGAAACGATTGCGAGGCATGGCGGCACTTGTTTGTGATCTAGATCTAGAACTGGCGGATGCTGCCTTGCTGATCCACTCCGGGCTAGCCACTGCAGCCGCTTTAGCAGCTGCGACTCCACAGGATGTCGTGCATCAGACGGGACGGTTACAACGCCAACTCAATAACCATCGACAATCGAGCGTGGACCTTGCTATGGCCAATCGCTGGATCCAGCTTGCTCGCACGAGGCAACTGCAGAACTGACCTAGCGAAGCCCCACAATCCCGACAAGAGTGTCTCAAATGATGACAGCGTGCATGTTTGGGACCAATGCGCTATTTGCCAGCGCTGATCGTCGTAGCCCTTGCCAGTGCTTCGGATGTCAAGGCGCAGTCCAGCCTTCTTGAAAGCGTCAAAAACAACCCAGGCGAAGCGCGCGAATTGTGCAGTCAATTTAAGGCTCTCAATACCAAAGGGGTTTCTGCTTATTCATCTCAAGCGATCTCAGAAGTTGCCCGCCAACGCAATCTCAGCTCCAATAACGCTGAGATTCTGGCCACCTATGTGATTGGAATGAACTGCCCGGATGTGCGTTGAAGGTCTAACGAGCTCTGGATCCGTGAACTGGCACGATGCCTGGCTGACACTCTCTGACGGGGTCAAGCTCGTTGCCAGGTTATGGATCCCGAAAGGTGAGGGACCCTG from Prochlorococcus marinus str. MIT 9313 includes these protein-coding regions:
- a CDS encoding dihydroneopterin aldolase, which encodes MHVHSPGPTAVINRLPLGAIHVNDVRLWAHVGVLDHERREGQWFSLDFSLWLDLDKAALDDELNATADYSLAIGAMQRLSFELKCFTIEHFSERLLVLLEDLYGPVPMQVLVRKCAAPVPGFSGSVAVERCRNWPTP
- a CDS encoding glutamate-5-semialdehyde dehydrogenase; translated protein: MTTSPGVPEPSAQLLRLAAEVRQAAMALGQSDDNQRRKALMAMANALLSSSEQIVRANQLDLEKARTEGLASALMARLRLDESKLNSAIEGLRQLAQLTDPLGLRQLHRELDQDLVLERITVPLGVLGVIFEARPDAVIQITSLAIRSGNGALLKGGSEASHTNQAIIEALKNGLAETEIDPEAIALLKTRQESLALLRLDGLVDLIIPRGSNELVRFIQDNTRIPVLGHADGICHLYLDAAADLKQALQIAIDSKTQYPAACNSIETLLIHQSIAPSFLELAIPAFLQAGVRLLGDSASRALGVEESASEEDWATEYLDLILSVKVVPDLEGALDHIRRYSSRHTEAIVSNDQETAERFLQAVDSAGVFHNCSTRFADGFRYGFGAEVGISTQTLPPRGPVGLEGLVTYRYRLRGQGHIVADYANGECMFTHRDLPL
- a CDS encoding ROK family protein yields the protein MATDLAQFIGVDLGGTAIKLGRFDQQGHLLAETELPTPQPSVPGAVTVALCEAIETVDPNHHAAFVGVGLPGPMDAEGRVARVCINLPGWLEVPLADWLEPRLNRHVTLANDGNCALVGEAWQGAAQDFENVVLLTLGTGVGGGVMLGGQLFVGHNGAAAEPGLIGVDSEGPSCNSGNQGSLEQYASIDALQRLWAGDPEELSDRAASGDREALEIWETYGRKLGVGISSLVYVFTPQLVLVGGGLAGGAVHFLPTVRQEVEKRVQAVSREGLQIRSCALGNGAGRLGAARLALQRLLSVGNAP
- a CDS encoding translocation/assembly module TamB: MGEKSQSLAKGRWKRPAVLLLTSSLVVWVGADRVVAALLERLRPQLEQQLSKPLGHPVKIGVYQGLRPWGMAIGPTEVLPGSHDDSTASLSGLTISLAPMASLFRLRPVAVLTLEGSRLTLRRNHKGFYWVPGPSKGEPPPKVDLQLRLTQPARVRIEPANLEFTATTRADLQLAEGWANGSVQFVLPDRGRFFLKGRGRWDRLELQAHARLDQISLEPLQGLLPGTLPMQMQGQIGGDLQVSLNQGRMGCKGALSLVRFQLAGGPLKKSLSSREAKINCRQDRLQLPLSQWRYGPWTASLKGGARLNHSYNLDLKVNQRQQGHAFQARINGPWHEPNLHASGRWTLAPKIPVDGPLQLNLQMRTNWRNPKAFRAVIDTFDVRGPGLQVRARGPLYPELGLNTQRLEFAGPAWQRIPVLADLLGSQALIKGKLQIEGPSSSPQLQLSLAQQRNPLLETWSLRAGWSADSGLLRLRQFNSPLLKVVADLPLSVDQGRLRSGELQANLNLSPFPLARVGPLLGTSLAGTLAASGQVRGPLSALRPNLSIRVMNPEAGGLRLLEDWQGNLAGLPAGGSTLLMESVGAVIPGQLSSRLGRDWLPQELAINRGDGRLSLNGIPAHYRWELNNFKVDGIEATMSSKQQFEGVYGQLSGSGSLGLQPLAMEGQVTISNPGLMGLQFQQALLQGRVANQRYKLTGELLPADTGQINLAAGGRLGGELSAKAKARGLSARWLISSAEQLSNFNYVLPASIGRAQDLGTQLMQTLGRSLDDQLKVLAAAQASVNRFDQQNRRSRIIHPEDLRGQIDAVIDLKGPDLSKLNLGLKASGHLWTEGEDQDHALQVKPIFASIQGPLHGGEGSFSLLHVPFSLLSLVAPLPQALRGALGLSGRYNLRRGTPEITADLVMESARLAESSLSLDKGQVLLNDALLNLDLALRSSSSKEAVTITGQVPLDPSLPIDVRVESHGDGLHFLADFAEGAVTWKGGNSDLKLLFSGSLSAPQANGFLVVQNGEFVVMEQVVKGLEAAMIFDFNRLEVQRLKAKIGSKGILQGAGSIALLRPAPEEQPLTIEISKSRFKLPKADVGVAAKLKFTGALQKPLIGGELTIKEGRISPAGSGLLRPINSAIQSTKRPGAAEAIATSSSPKVVNANTLLEEQWDFKKPLVLLGPDVEVSRRKMLSSVFPNIPSISFDNLRLKLGPNLRITANALANFSTEGLLSLNGPLGPKLQARGVIRLLNGRLNLFTTFFSLDQRAANVAVFTPSMGLIPYVDVAMNSQVSDSISIGTDSNAASANVFDTNGTGALGAGGQFRLIKVMVKAEGPANRLFQNIDLRSSPSLPRTQLLGLIGGNSLAGLSGEGGGAALATVIGQSLLTPVLGTISDAFSQRMQIALYPSYVSPVVTSQKERVSGQVPPTLELVTDIGIDITKRLNVSILATPDRNDIPPQGTLTYQISPSMNLSGSVDSQGIWQSQLQLFFRF
- a CDS encoding Ycf51 family protein, which codes for MSIPELIETATGWLAWSGLALSLMTLIAFLVRWGQRFRLVGVTSFNLLLLASCWAFGVSYTPPLKVEGALVVPVVFDNSTDLVVAQVPDDFPDEAVEATLQQLAGNIHRGGYNGSEVHVRLRRLESVGEGVSQPVILGEVIRDLRQNITLPLAEKSDAG
- a CDS encoding DUF4332 domain-containing protein codes for the protein MQVDQPLGDLPQSFRDEQALLVAAGITTWSALKRLEDQELNRLAKGALATTRNLKRLRGMAALVCDLDLELADAALLIHSGLATAAALAAATPQDVVHQTGRLQRQLNNHRQSSVDLAMANRWIQLARTRQLQN